One stretch of Ipomoea triloba cultivar NCNSP0323 chromosome 8, ASM357664v1 DNA includes these proteins:
- the LOC116027403 gene encoding transcription termination factor MTERF2, chloroplastic-like, whose protein sequence is MKHNSLSFPQIGNLVCKSRLDVTYIRRFAEWLKSVNVKGRFIEVAMLRSEENVFSHSFDDLDENVEYLEKNGARRDWIGFVISRCPEILSFSMEELKMRVEFYLNMGMNENDSGTMVFDYPKVLGYLSMEEMNQKVAYLKEFGLSNEDVGRVIALKPHLMGCNIKEKWKPLVKFFYYIGISKEGMRRILIARPIVFCIDLQNTIVPKVQFLREIGVQEDAIGDVLARFPRIFTYSLEKKIRPTVIFLLTKAGVSQRNVGKVIAFQPELLGCSIAHKLDPNVKFFLSLGIPLRKLGEMIADYPLILRYDIEKHLRPKYKYLRRTMVRPLEDLIVFPRFFSYSLEDRIIPRHKVLVENQINFKLRYMLKSTDEKFEEMVQDKVERRRIYESGISCDKPSTTCINGSVEDFSFNHRSNCSSRLETDQEN, encoded by the exons atgaAACACAATTCATTATCATTTCCTCAAATTGGGAACCTCGTATGTAAATCAAGACTAGATGTTACCTACATAAGACGTTTTGCTGAGTGGTTAAAGTCGGTAAACGTGAAGGGGAGATTCATTGAGGTTGCAATGCTGAGATCAGAAGAGAATGTCTTCAGCCACAGCTTTGATGATTTGGATGAGAATGTTGAGTATTTGGAGAAGAACGGGGCCCGGAGGGACTGGATTGGCTTTGTTATTAGCCGATGCCCTGAAATATTGTCATTTAGCATGGAAGAACTCAAGATGCGTGTTGAATTCTATTTGAATATGGGAATGAATGAGAATGATTCCGGGACAATGGTTTTTGACTATCCTAAGGTGCTCGGCTACTTGAGTATGGAAGAGATGAACCAAAAG GTTGCGTATCTGAAGGAATTTGGCCTAAGTAACGAAGATGTTGGAAGAGTGATTGCATTGAAACCACATTTGATGGGTTGTAACATTAAGGAGAAGTGGAAGCCCCTTGTTAAGTTTTTCTACTACATTGGGATTTCTAAAGAAGGAATGCGAAGAATTCTTATTGCCAGGCCAATAGTATTCTGCATTGACTTGCAGAACACCATTGTGCCTAAG GTCCAGTTTTTGCGAGAAATAGGCGTTCAGGAAGATGCCATTGGAGATGTGCTTGCCAGGTTTCCCCGAATATTCACATATAGCCTTGAGAAGAAAATACGACCAACG GTAATATTCCTCCTCACAAAAGCTGGAGTCTCACAGAGGAATGTTGGGAAAGTAATAGCCTTCCAACCCGAGCTACTGGGATGCAGCATCGCACACAAATTGGATCCCAATGTGAAGTTCTTTCTGTCGCTTGGTATACCTCTCCGGAAATTGGGTGAGATGATTGCTGACTATCCATTGATTCTTCGATACGATATAGAAAAACATCTTCGTCCCAAGTACAAATACCTGCGACGAACCATGGTTCGCCCTTTAGAGGATCTTATTGTATTCCCAAG GTTTTTCAGTTATTCCCTTGAAGATAGAATAATCCCAAGACACAAAGTCCTTGTAGAGAATCAGATAAATTTTAAGCTGCGATATATGCTGAAAAGCACAGACgaaaaatttgaagaaatgGTTCAGGATAAAGTGGAAAGACGCAGGATATATGAGAGTGGCATCAGTTGTGACAAGCCATCAACCACTTGTATTAATGGCTCTGTAGAAGATTTCTCATTCAATCATCGATCTAACTGTAGTAGCAGATTAGAAACAGATCAAGAAAACTAA
- the LOC116027029 gene encoding uncharacterized protein LOC116027029, producing the protein MNFTSFFRRLNIRELVSNTPVYSYGSDASREGLSLVLRRWATKKTVGSTKNGRDSKPKNLRVKKFGRERVIPGNIIVRQRGTRFHPGDYVGIGKDHTLYALKEGCVKFERNKLTGRKWVHVEPKDGHVLYPIYSTAADPELKAAT; encoded by the exons ATGAATTTCACGAGTTTTTTTAGGAGGTTGAATATCAGAGAGTTGGTATCAAACACACCTGTATACAGTTATGGTAGCG ATGCATCTAGGGAGGGATTGAGCTTAGTACTCCGGCGTTGGGCTACCAAAAAGACAGTAGGATCCACAAAAAATGGACGTGACTCAAAGCCCAAGAATCTTAGAGTAAAGAAATTCGGTAGAGAG AGGGTGATCCCGGGAAATATCATTGTTCGCCAAAGAGGAACCCGATTTCATCCAGGGGATTATGTTGGAATTGGTAAAGATCACACCCTTTATGCTTTAAAAGAAGGGTGTGTCAAGTTTGAGCGTAACAAGCTGACTGGACGTAAGTGGGTGCATGTTGAGCCCAAAGATGGTCATGTTCTTTACCCAATATATTCGACTGCTGCAGATCCTGAGCTGAAGGCTGCTACTTAG
- the LOC116027474 gene encoding cleavage and polyadenylation specificity factor subunit 2: MGTSVQVKPLCGVYNENPLSYLVSVDGFNFLIDCGWNDHFDTSLLQPLSRVASTVDAVLLSYPDTLHLGALPYAMKHFGLAAPVYATEPVYRLGLLTMYDQYLSRKQVSDFDLFTLDDIDFAFQSVTRLTYSQNYHMSGKGEGVVIAPHVSGHLLGGTVWKITKDGEDVIYAVDFNHRKERLLNGTILESFVRPAVLITDAYNALSNQPSRRQRDQEFLDSIEKTLNAGGKVLLPVDTTGRVLELILLLEQHWHQKGLSYSIFFLTYVASSTIDYVKSFLEWMSDSIAKSFEDRRDNAFVLKHITLLVNKSELEKLPEGPKVVLASMASLEAGFSHDIFVEWATDTRNLVLFTERGQFGTLARMLQSDPPPKVVKVTMSKRIPLVGEELAAYEEEQNRVKEEALKASMVKDEESKASLGVDTLTSDPMVIDSSNVKHTSLNAISLQVGPYKDVLIDGFVLPSSSVAPMFPCYVKSSDWDDFGEVINPDDYVIQEEHTELSLIPVDGDLHGKLDEGSASLIFDTTPSKVVSSELTVQVKCSLVYMDFEGRSDGRSIKSILAHVAPLKLVLVHGTAEATEHLKQHCLKHVCPHVYAPQIEETIDVTSDLCAYKVQLSEKLMSNVLFKKLGDYEVAWVDAEVGKTDTGMLSLLPLSDPAPPHKTVLVGDLKLSDFKQFLASKGVQVEFAGGALRCGEYVTLRKVGDASQRGGGAAAIQHIILEGPLSEEYYTIREYLYSQFYSL; the protein is encoded by the exons ATGGGAACCTCAGTGCAGGTGAAGCCATTGTGTGGAGTGTATAACGAAAACCCTCTCTCCTACCTTGTCTCCGTTGATGGCTTTAACTTCCTTATTGACTGTGGTTGGAATGACCACTTTGATACCTCTCTTCTCCAACCCCTGTCCAG GGTAGCGTCAACAGTGGATGCCGTGCTGCTCTCGTATCCAGACACCCTTCACCTTGGTGCCCTGCCCTATGCCATGAAACACTTTGGATTAGCTGCTCCTGTTTACGCCACTGAACCTGTTTATAGATTAGGATTATTAACTATGTATGATCAATATCTCTCGCGTAAG CAAGTGTCcgattttgatttgtttactcTGGATGACATTGATTTTGCATTCCAAAGTGTCACCAGATTAACCTACTCTCAGAACTATCATATGTCCG GGAAAGGTGAAGGAGTTGTCATTGCTCCACATGTATCTGGTCATCTACTAGGTGGTACAGTCTGGAAGATAACAAAAGATGGGGAAGATGTTATATATGCTGTTGACTTTAATCATCGCAAAGAAAG GCTTTTAAATGGAACCATTTTAGAGTCTTTTGTTCGCCCTGCTGTCCTAATTACTGATGCCTATAATGCTTTGAGCAACCAGCCTTCAAGACGTCAGAGGGATCAAGAATTTCTAG ATAGCATTGAGAAGACTCTAAATGCTGGTGGAAAAGTATTACTACCTGTAGATACTACTGGTCGTGTATTGGAACTCATTTTGTTGCTAGAGCAG CACTGGCATCAAAAGGGTTTGAGCTATTCCATCTTTTTTCTCACATATGTTGCATCAAGTACAATTGACTATGTCAAGAGCTTCCTTGAGTGGATGAGTGATTCAATAGCCAAGTCTTTTGAGGACAGACGAGATAATGCTTTTGTTTTGAA GCATATCACACTTTTGGTAAACAAGAGTGAGCTTGAAAAGTTGCCAGAAGGTCCCAAG GTGGTTCTGGCATCCATGGCAAGTCTAGAGGCTGGATTTTCACATGATATATTTGTTGAATGGGCTACTGATACAAGGAATCTTGTTTTATTCACCGAAAGAGGGCAG TTTGGCACACTAGCACGTATGCTTCAGTCTGATCCACCTCCTAAAGTAGTTAAAGTTACCATGTCAAAGAGGATACCTTTGGTTGGAGAAGAGCTAGCTGCTTATGAGGAGGAGCAAAATAGGGTAAAGGAGGAAGCTCTCAAAGCTAGTATGGTTAAAGATGAAGAATCAAAAGCATCTCTTGGAGTTGACACTCTTACGAGTGACCCAATGGTCATTGATTCATCTAATGTCAAACATACTTCATTAAATG CTATCAGTCTACAAGTTGGTCCTTACAAGGATGTATTGATTGATGGATTTGTTCTACCTTCTTCTAGTGTCGCACCAATGTTTCCCTGCTATGTTAAGTCCTCTGATTGGGATGATTTTGGTGAAGTCATCAATCCTGATGATTATGTCATCCAGGAAGAACATACGGAGCTATCATTGATACCT GTTGATGGAGATCTTCATGGAAAACTTGATGAGGGATCTGCTAGCCTGATATTTGATACTACACCATCAAAAGTTGTATCTTCTGAGTTAACT GTCCAAGTCAAGTGTTCCTTGGTTTACATGGATTTTGAAGGGCGCTCTGATGGTCGTTCAATTAAATCTATTCTTGCCCATGTTGCTCCCTTAAAGCTT GTTTTGGTACATGGCACAGCTGAAGCAACAGAGCATTTGAAACAACATTGTCTGAAGCATGTATGCCCACATGTTTATGCTCCCCAAATTGAAGAAACGATTGATGTTACTTCAGATTTGTGTGCTTATAAG GTGCAACTATCCGAGAAATTAATGAGCAATGTGCTGTTTAAGAAA CTTGGAGACTATGAAGTAGCATGGGTTGATGCTGAAGTGGGGAAAACAGACACTGGCATGTTGTCTTTACTTCCTCTTTCAGATCCCGCTCCACCACATAAGACGGTACTTGTTGGAGACCTAAAACTCTCAGATTTCAAGCAGTTTCTTGCAAGCAAGGGTGTGcag GTAGAATTTGCAGGTGGAGCCTTACGGTGTGGGGAGTATGTGACTTTGCGAAAAGTAGGAGATGCAAGCCAAAGG GGGGGTGGTGCTGCTGCTATACAACATATCATTCTTGAGGGGCCACTTTCTGAAGAATATTACACAATTCGGGAgtatttatattcacaattttattccCTCTAA
- the LOC116027400 gene encoding RNA-binding KH domain-containing protein PEPPER-like: MVSSTLTNFQSETVPPSSEPLNQAQQSPPTSAVDVASNLPESAGNTNNGDAAAAAASIEQPTASVTTPKWPGWPGDNVFRLVVPVLKVGSIIGRKGELVKKMCEESRARIRILEGPLGNADRIVLISGREDPDAPLSPAMDATLRVFKRVSGLSSAEESGAGSTATMAAFCSLKLLVAASQAVHLIGKQGSTIKLIQESSGASVRVLTEDELPAFATSDERIVEIHGEALKVLRALEAVLGQLRKFLVDHSVLPIFEKTYNSNISQDRAAEPWTEKPQASYLPASVPVLTTQALSEFSLPIKRDPYLLDHETSLDTKHQRSSVSLFGQDPVLHGLRSSISLRAAPVVTQMTKIMQVPLSYAEDIIGIGGTSIAYIRRTSGAILSVQESRGLPDEITIEIKGTSSQVQTAEQLIQEFMNKHKEPASSMYGKAETGHGSFSRFPDYSSSSYQPQPLGGYGSSSLGGYGGFRY; the protein is encoded by the exons ATGGTTTCCTCTACGCTAACCAACTTCCAATCTGAGACAGTGCCTCCGTCATCGGAACCCTTGAATCAAGCGCAACAGTCGCCGCCGACGTCTGCGGTGGATGTAGCTTCAAACCTACCGGAATCAGCCGGTAACACTAATAATGGAGACGCTGCTGCGGCGGCGGCTTCTATAGAGCAGCCCACGGCATCGGTGACGACTCCTAAGTGGCCAGGTTGGCCCGGAGATAACGTCTTCCGTTTGGTAGTGCCGGTTCTGAAAGTCGGCAGCATAATTGGGCGTAAGGGCGAGCTGGTGAAGAAGATGTGTGAAGAAAGCCGAGCTCGCATTCGCATCCTCGAAGGCCCTCTTGGAAACGCTGATCGGATA gTCCTAATTTCTGGAAGAGAAGACCCAGATGCACCACTATCCCCTGCAATGGATGCAACACTTAGAGTATTTAAACGTGTTTCTGGATTGTCTTCTGCTGAGGAAAGTGGTGCAGGTTCAACAGCAACCATGGCTGCATTCTGTTCTCTTAAATTGTTAGTGGCTGCTTCACAAGCTGTTCACTTGATAGGGAAGCAAGGGTCcacaattaaattaatacaaGAAAGCTCTGGTGCATCAGTACGTGTATTGACTGAAG ATGAATTGCCAGCATTTGCCACTTCTGATGAGAGAATTGTTGAAATTCATGGAGAGGCTCTGAAGGTTCTTAGAGCTTTGGAGGCAGTATTAGGACAGTTAAGGAAGTTTTTAGTTGATCACAGTGTTCTACCTATATTTGAGAAGACT TACAATTCAAATATCTCTCAGGACCGTGCAGCAGAGCCCTGGACTGAGAAGCCCCAGGCCTCATATCTACCAGCTTCTGTTCCTGTGCTAACAACTCAAGCACTTTCCGAGTTTTCTTTACCTATAAAGCGGGATCCCTATTTACTTGATCATGAAACCTCTTTGGACACCAAGCACCAACGCTCTTCAGTCTCACTCTTTGGACAAGATCCTGTACTTCATGGCTTACGCTCTTCTATATCTTTACGAGCTGCTCCTGTAGTTACTCAG ATGACAAAGATAATGCAAGTGCCCCTGTCATATGCTGAGGACATTATTGGTATTGGTGGAACAAGTATTGCATATATCCGCCGTACTAGTGGGGCTATTCTTAGTGTGCAAGAGAGCAGAGGTTTACCAGATGAGATTACTATTGAAATTAAAGGAACCTCATCGCAAGTTCAAACTGCTGAACAGCTTATTCAG gAATTTATGAACAAACATAAAGAACCAGCATCGAGCATGTATGGCAAGGCAGAGACGGGACATGGCTCATTTTCGCGTTTTCCAGACTATTCATCGTCTTCTTATCAACCTCAGCCACTAGGGGGTTATGGATCTTCAAGCCTGGGAGGGTATGGCGGTTTTAGATATTGA